The Corynebacterium confusum genome has a window encoding:
- a CDS encoding TlpA family protein disulfide reductase — translation MKKQVFWSIGAAVVLTVAVVAAALALLSSGDGDEEASGPDAAGASSAPATSPAEQDDAADVPARPDCPAGPVAGVDLDCLGGQESAAEASADSGVTIVNVWAWWCQPCREELPLLEEVATTHPEWEVLGVHADTNAANGAALLEELGVGLPSFQDSDNAFAGELGLPRVIPITLVLKDGREVGRFVQAFESTAEIESAVAGALDG, via the coding sequence ATGAAAAAGCAGGTTTTCTGGTCCATCGGGGCGGCCGTCGTGCTGACGGTCGCCGTGGTCGCCGCCGCCCTGGCACTCCTGTCTTCCGGGGACGGCGATGAGGAGGCTTCCGGCCCGGACGCGGCCGGGGCATCGTCGGCCCCTGCGACATCGCCGGCCGAGCAGGACGATGCCGCCGACGTGCCGGCGCGCCCGGACTGCCCGGCGGGTCCCGTCGCCGGCGTCGACCTGGATTGCCTGGGCGGGCAGGAATCCGCGGCAGAAGCCTCGGCCGATAGTGGGGTTACCATCGTCAACGTGTGGGCCTGGTGGTGCCAGCCCTGCCGGGAGGAGCTGCCCCTGCTGGAGGAGGTCGCCACCACCCACCCGGAGTGGGAGGTGCTCGGCGTGCACGCCGATACCAACGCGGCCAACGGCGCCGCGCTGCTCGAGGAGTTGGGCGTGGGCTTGCCCAGCTTCCAGGACTCGGATAATGCCTTTGCCGGCGAGCTCGGCCTGCCGCGGGTCATCCCCATCACCCTGGTGCTGAAAGACGGCCGCGAGGTGGGCCGCTTCGTCCAGGCCTTCGAGTCCACCGCGGAGATTGAGTCCGCGGTCGCGGGGGCGCTGGATGGCTAA
- a CDS encoding MarP family serine protease — translation MSAFLVVDALIVIAVLAAVFTGWRQGVMSSVLSFIGIVAGLVIGMGLAPLAMRLTDSVALRLLLAVGVMILLVGIGHLAGSSLGARLRDRLRLRSAQRIDSLAGSVFQAVAALLVIWLVSIPLASGLTGAVGKGLRESKILGGIHSVAPEQLKALPGGVTSLLNQTGLPPLVAPIDGDRNVEVAAPRIEVEDKALVKHLRPSVIHVLGDADSCSRRLMGSGFVIQDDYVVTNAHVVAGTNLVNLDTVTGIQQAEVVYYNPEVDIAVLHSENLQLPPLDWAPEPGVTGDDAIVMGFPQSGPFSATPARVRDRITIAGPDIYNMGRVERDAYTVRGSIQQGNSGGPLFNTEGQVLGMVFGAAVDDTDTGYALTADEVISHIGDVTQLTEPVYTGECVVRDVVSE, via the coding sequence GTGAGCGCATTTTTAGTGGTCGACGCCCTCATCGTGATCGCCGTGCTAGCCGCGGTGTTCACCGGGTGGCGCCAGGGCGTGATGTCTTCCGTGCTGTCCTTCATCGGCATCGTCGCCGGCCTGGTCATCGGCATGGGCCTGGCCCCGCTGGCGATGCGCCTGACGGACTCGGTGGCCCTGCGCCTCCTGCTGGCCGTCGGCGTGATGATCCTGCTGGTCGGCATCGGCCACCTGGCCGGGTCTTCGCTCGGCGCCCGGCTGAGGGACAGGCTCCGGCTGCGATCGGCCCAGCGCATCGACTCCCTGGCCGGCTCGGTATTCCAGGCCGTGGCCGCCCTGCTGGTCATCTGGCTGGTCTCCATCCCGCTGGCCAGCGGGCTGACCGGCGCGGTGGGCAAGGGCCTGCGGGAATCTAAGATCCTGGGCGGCATCCACTCGGTCGCGCCGGAGCAGCTGAAGGCCCTGCCGGGCGGGGTGACCTCGCTGCTGAACCAGACTGGCCTGCCGCCGCTGGTGGCGCCCATCGACGGCGACCGCAACGTGGAGGTCGCCGCGCCGCGCATCGAGGTCGAGGACAAGGCGCTGGTCAAGCACCTGCGCCCGTCGGTCATCCACGTGCTGGGCGACGCGGACTCCTGCAGCCGCCGCCTGATGGGCTCCGGCTTTGTCATCCAGGATGACTACGTGGTCACCAACGCCCACGTCGTGGCCGGGACCAACCTGGTCAACCTGGACACGGTCACCGGCATTCAGCAGGCCGAGGTAGTCTACTACAACCCCGAGGTGGACATCGCCGTGCTGCACAGCGAGAACCTGCAGCTGCCGCCGCTGGACTGGGCGCCGGAGCCGGGAGTGACCGGCGACGACGCCATCGTCATGGGCTTCCCGCAGTCGGGCCCGTTCAGTGCGACCCCGGCCCGCGTGCGCGATCGCATCACGATTGCCGGCCCGGACATCTACAACATGGGCCGCGTCGAGCGCGACGCCTACACCGTGCGCGGCAGCATCCAGCAGGGCAACTCGGGCGGGCCGCTGTTTAACACGGAAGGCCAGGTCTTGGGCATGGTCTTCGGTGCGGCCGTGGATGACACGGACACCGGCTACGCGCTGACCGCCGACGAGGTGATTTCCCACATCGGGGACGTCACGCAGCTGACCGAGCCGGTATACACCGGCGAGTGCGTGGTCCGCGACGTCGTCTCCGAGTAG
- a CDS encoding NUDIX hydrolase, protein MGLHLPHHGDRPGENVTVRPAAAPRWLRPALGVDSHQIEATMGQRLDRNFPPVKKLRREATVLVLLAGDCLDNARVLLTHRAPTMRSHSGQIAFPGGRVDPEDSNLVDAALREAWEETGLDRRSVTPIDQWERLRIRATGNPVTPVLAYWHSLSPVGVASPAETDDVFTVPLTDLIDPANRIQVGWGAWSGPAFRIQGYVIWGFTAGVLATTLRHAGWEQPWDNNSVRPLRATLAASRNREKMNEPHQHQPAAE, encoded by the coding sequence ATGGGGTTGCACTTGCCGCACCATGGGGACCGGCCCGGGGAGAACGTGACGGTGCGCCCGGCGGCCGCGCCGCGGTGGCTGCGCCCGGCCCTCGGGGTGGATTCGCACCAGATCGAGGCGACCATGGGGCAGCGCCTCGACCGCAACTTCCCGCCGGTGAAGAAGCTGCGCCGGGAGGCGACGGTGCTGGTGTTGCTGGCCGGGGACTGCCTGGACAACGCCCGGGTGTTGCTCACCCACCGCGCGCCGACCATGCGCTCGCACTCCGGCCAGATCGCCTTCCCCGGCGGCCGGGTGGATCCGGAAGACTCCAACCTGGTCGACGCCGCCCTGCGCGAGGCCTGGGAGGAAACCGGGCTGGATCGCCGCAGTGTGACCCCCATCGACCAGTGGGAGCGGCTGCGGATCCGGGCGACCGGCAACCCCGTGACCCCGGTGCTGGCCTACTGGCACAGCCTCTCCCCGGTCGGGGTGGCCAGCCCCGCGGAGACGGACGACGTCTTCACCGTCCCGCTGACCGACCTCATCGATCCCGCCAACCGGATCCAGGTGGGGTGGGGCGCCTGGAGCGGGCCCGCCTTCCGGATCCAGGGCTACGTCATCTGGGGATTTACCGCCGGGGTGCTGGCCACCACCTTGCGGCACGCTGGCTGGGAGCAGCCCTGGGATAACAATTCGGTGCGACCGCTCCGCGCCACTCTCGCCGCGTCGCGCAATCGTGAGAAGATGAACGAACCGCACCAGCACCAACCGGCGGCCGAATAG
- the nth gene encoding endonuclease III has product MRDHKPSNSAKNLRKSDPRRAETINKILSEEYPGARCELDFRNPLELLVATVLSAQCTDARVNQVTPALFAKYPNAAAYAQADPAQLEEILRPLGFQRAKTKHLLGIGEGLVAHFGGDVPRGIKELTSLPGVGRKTALVVRGNAFGLPGLTVDTHFQRLVTRLGLTEKTTPVAIEKDIAGQLPEQEWTMFSHRLIFHGRAVCRARSPRCSDCVLAHLCPAAAEYGKSAPAQ; this is encoded by the coding sequence GACCATAAACCCTCGAATTCTGCGAAAAATCTTCGCAAATCCGACCCGCGGCGGGCCGAGACGATCAACAAAATTCTCAGCGAGGAATACCCGGGCGCTCGCTGTGAACTGGACTTTCGCAACCCGCTGGAGCTCCTGGTGGCCACGGTGCTCTCCGCGCAGTGCACCGACGCGCGGGTCAACCAGGTAACCCCTGCACTCTTCGCAAAATACCCAAACGCCGCCGCCTACGCCCAGGCCGATCCGGCGCAGCTCGAAGAAATTCTGCGCCCGCTCGGCTTCCAGCGGGCCAAGACCAAGCACCTGCTGGGGATAGGCGAGGGGCTTGTGGCGCACTTCGGCGGCGACGTCCCCCGCGGGATAAAGGAGCTGACCAGCCTGCCCGGGGTGGGCCGCAAGACCGCCCTGGTGGTGCGCGGCAACGCCTTCGGCCTACCGGGGCTGACCGTGGACACGCACTTCCAGCGCCTAGTCACCCGGCTCGGCCTGACGGAGAAAACGACCCCGGTGGCTATTGAAAAGGACATCGCCGGCCAGCTGCCGGAGCAAGAGTGGACCATGTTCTCCCACCGCCTCATCTTCCATGGGCGGGCGGTCTGCCGGGCCCGCAGCCCGCGCTGCAGCGACTGCGTGCTGGCCCACCTGTGCCCGGCGGCTGCGGAATACGGGAAAAGTGCGCCGGCCCAGTAG
- a CDS encoding phage holin family protein: protein MSNDGLFTDGSNQFAPKVNAIPLSDADTSRSGEASIGTLVSNATEQVSSLVRSEVELAKTELAASAKKGGIGAGFFGVAGTVALYSSFFFFFFLAELLAKWLDRWAAFLIVFLIMLVIAGVCALVGIQNVKKVKKPEKTINSFSDMKDLVPGKAQKKVEGNKGLFTNS from the coding sequence GTGAGCAACGACGGACTTTTCACCGACGGCAGTAATCAGTTTGCCCCGAAGGTCAACGCGATCCCCCTCAGCGACGCTGACACCTCCCGCTCCGGTGAGGCTTCCATCGGCACCTTGGTCTCCAACGCCACTGAGCAGGTCTCCAGCTTGGTCCGCTCGGAGGTCGAGCTGGCCAAGACCGAGCTGGCCGCTTCCGCCAAGAAGGGCGGCATCGGCGCCGGCTTCTTCGGTGTGGCCGGCACCGTCGCTTTGTATAGCTCCTTCTTCTTTTTCTTCTTCCTCGCGGAGCTGCTCGCCAAGTGGCTGGACCGCTGGGCCGCCTTCCTTATCGTCTTCCTCATCATGCTGGTCATTGCCGGCGTCTGCGCCTTGGTGGGTATCCAGAACGTGAAGAAGGTCAAGAAGCCGGAAAAGACCATCAACTCCTTTAGCGACATGAAGGACCTGGTCCCGGGCAAGGCCCAGAAGAAGGTCGAGGGCAACAAGGGCCTGTTCACCAACTCCTAG
- a CDS encoding oxidoreductase, giving the protein MAENDPLSPLLRDEEVSRLSGRAETAIAAAHRRPAALRKPEVVSSESLLRGARASAGLVSGRVARDVEEEFNTEDSLLARHISAYSTLAPEQFSATLRTFTRAPLQVLARWDVAGGGTGKPRAAAERLTVLAGWVVAGAGSAPGPGLRLLLPAVLHAEVAAHGCFGERSGLVGRMAGRAAAVATGLDPRGFAVPETYFSRHRQQYAETLQAYRAGDPFPLLRLHLAAWEAGGKEAEGIARAA; this is encoded by the coding sequence ATGGCCGAAAATGACCCGCTATCCCCGCTGCTAAGGGACGAAGAAGTCTCCCGCCTGTCCGGGCGGGCCGAGACTGCCATCGCGGCGGCACACCGGCGACCTGCGGCTTTGCGCAAACCCGAGGTCGTATCTTCGGAGTCCCTGCTGCGCGGCGCGCGGGCCAGCGCGGGGCTGGTCAGCGGGCGCGTCGCCCGCGACGTGGAGGAAGAATTTAATACCGAGGATAGCCTGCTGGCCCGCCACATCAGCGCCTATTCCACGCTGGCGCCCGAGCAGTTTTCCGCCACCCTGCGTACCTTTACCCGCGCCCCGCTGCAGGTACTGGCCCGCTGGGACGTGGCCGGCGGCGGGACGGGAAAGCCCCGGGCCGCGGCGGAGCGCCTGACGGTGCTGGCCGGCTGGGTCGTGGCGGGTGCTGGCAGCGCGCCGGGGCCGGGCCTGCGCTTGCTCCTGCCGGCGGTGCTGCACGCCGAGGTCGCCGCCCACGGCTGCTTCGGCGAGCGCAGCGGGCTGGTGGGGCGGATGGCCGGGCGCGCCGCCGCCGTCGCCACGGGCCTGGATCCGCGCGGTTTCGCGGTGCCGGAAACGTATTTCTCGCGGCACCGCCAGCAGTACGCGGAAACGCTGCAGGCCTACCGCGCCGGGGATCCCTTCCCGCTGCTGCGCCTCCACCTGGCGGCCTGGGAGGCCGGCGGCAAGGAGGCAGAGGGCATCGCCCGCGCCGCTTAA
- a CDS encoding alpha/beta fold hydrolase, which translates to MSARNLSPSVVELDGPFTHQLVHTRGIRLHAAVAGDPQNPLVVAVHGSYGGWFDYHDVIAPLAERGFHVAAIDARGFGMSDKPPADIGHDIRVMTGDLSGLIQALGHRRAIIIGNDTGASVAWSLAVEHPERVAGIVSISGAYPVDLRRAMAARPWDFFWLWLRAGLCRLPYRALQRVPGLSEWVYRKELLLNTTGRFRGERFQRLLQLRLEAASIGNVVRGILWNHRLLTAAVPRRWVEETISAPVLFVHSGQRLWNPIIRRARARTTGAFADHSLRHAKNLPHVEEPADFVATVADWARKL; encoded by the coding sequence GTGTCGGCACGCAACCTTTCACCCTCCGTCGTGGAGCTGGACGGCCCGTTTACGCACCAGCTGGTGCACACTCGCGGCATCCGGCTGCACGCCGCGGTGGCCGGGGATCCCCAAAATCCCCTCGTCGTGGCCGTCCACGGCTCCTACGGCGGCTGGTTCGACTACCACGACGTCATCGCCCCGCTGGCCGAGCGCGGCTTCCACGTCGCGGCTATCGATGCCCGCGGCTTCGGCATGTCCGACAAGCCCCCGGCCGATATCGGCCACGACATCCGCGTGATGACCGGCGACCTCTCCGGGCTCATCCAAGCGCTGGGCCACCGCCGGGCCATCATCATCGGCAACGACACGGGCGCCTCGGTGGCCTGGTCCCTGGCGGTGGAACACCCCGAGCGCGTCGCCGGCATCGTGAGCATCTCCGGCGCATACCCGGTGGACCTGCGGCGCGCCATGGCCGCCCGCCCCTGGGACTTCTTCTGGCTGTGGCTGCGCGCGGGCCTGTGCCGCCTGCCCTACCGGGCCCTGCAGCGCGTGCCCGGGCTCTCCGAGTGGGTCTACCGCAAGGAGCTGCTACTCAACACCACCGGCCGTTTCCGGGGCGAGCGCTTCCAGCGGCTCCTGCAGCTGCGGCTCGAGGCCGCCTCCATCGGCAACGTCGTGCGCGGAATCCTGTGGAACCACCGGCTGCTGACCGCCGCCGTTCCGCGCCGCTGGGTCGAGGAGACCATCTCCGCGCCCGTGCTTTTCGTCCACTCCGGGCAACGCCTGTGGAATCCCATCATCCGGCGCGCGCGAGCCCGCACCACCGGCGCCTTTGCCGATCACAGCCTGCGGCACGCCAAGAACCTGCCGCACGTGGAAGAGCCCGCCGACTTCGTCGCGACCGTCGCGGACTGGGCGCGAAAGCTCTAG